The following are encoded together in the Streptococcus oralis genome:
- the holA gene encoding DNA polymerase III subunit delta — protein MLAIEESQNLSLSNLSSLTLFTGSDQGQFEVMKDQVLKQIGYDPADLNFAYFDMKEVAYKDLELELVSLPFFADEKIVILDHFVDITTAKKRFLTDDELKSFEEYLDNPSPTTKLLIFAEGKLDSKRRLVKLLKRDATVFDAIEPKEQELRQYFQKWSQKQGLQFAEKSFENLLVKSGFQFNEIQKNLLFLQSYKSDGLIEEKDIIEAIPKTLQDNIFDLTQFILAKKIDQARDLVRDLTLQGEDEIKLIAVMLGQFRTFTQVKILSESGQTESQIVSSLGTYLGRNPNPYQIKFALRDSRGISLDFLKRAISYLIETDYQIKTGVYEKSYLFEKALLQIATEAN, from the coding sequence ATGCTAGCCATAGAAGAGAGTCAAAATTTGTCTTTATCAAACTTATCTAGTCTGACCTTATTTACAGGTTCGGACCAAGGTCAGTTTGAAGTTATGAAGGATCAGGTGCTGAAACAGATCGGCTATGATCCAGCCGACCTCAATTTTGCCTACTTTGACATGAAAGAAGTAGCCTATAAGGATTTAGAGCTGGAGCTGGTCAGTCTCCCTTTCTTTGCGGATGAGAAAATCGTGATATTAGACCATTTTGTCGATATCACAACAGCCAAGAAACGGTTTTTAACAGATGATGAGCTCAAGTCGTTTGAAGAATACCTTGACAATCCTTCACCGACAACCAAGTTATTAATTTTTGCAGAAGGAAAACTGGACAGCAAAAGACGATTGGTTAAACTGCTCAAACGTGACGCGACAGTATTTGATGCTATTGAACCCAAGGAACAAGAACTCCGCCAGTATTTCCAAAAATGGAGCCAGAAACAAGGTCTGCAGTTTGCGGAAAAATCTTTTGAAAATCTCCTCGTCAAGTCTGGTTTTCAGTTTAACGAAATCCAGAAAAATCTCCTCTTTTTACAGTCTTACAAGTCAGACGGCCTGATTGAGGAAAAGGATATTATCGAAGCCATTCCAAAGACTTTGCAAGACAATATTTTTGATTTGACTCAGTTTATCTTAGCTAAGAAAATTGATCAGGCGCGTGACTTGGTTAGAGATTTGACCTTGCAAGGGGAAGACGAAATCAAGCTCATAGCTGTCATGTTAGGACAGTTCCGAACCTTTACCCAAGTGAAAATCTTATCAGAATCTGGTCAGACGGAATCGCAGATTGTAAGCAGTCTGGGAACTTACTTGGGGCGCAATCCTAATCCTTATCAAATCAAGTTTGCATTAAGAGATTCGAGAGGGATTTCCTTAGATTTTCTTAAGCGAGCGATTTCTTATTTGATTGAAACAGACTACCAGATTAAGACAGGTGTCTATGAAAAAAGTTACTTGTTTGAAAAGGCACTCTTGCAGATTGCGACAGAGGCAAATTGA
- the sodA gene encoding superoxide dismutase SodA has product MAIILPDLPYAYDALEPYIDAETMHLHHDKHHQAYVNNANAALEKHPEIGEDLEALLADVESIPADIRQALINNGGGHLNHALFWELMTPEKTAPSAELAAAIDATFGSFEEFQAAFTAAATTRFGSGWAWLVVNKEGKLEVTSTANQDTPISEGKKPILGLDVWEHAYYVKYRNVRPDYIKAFFSVINWNKVDELYAAAK; this is encoded by the coding sequence ATGGCTATTATCTTACCAGACCTTCCATACGCGTATGACGCATTGGAACCATACATTGATGCTGAAACAATGCACTTGCACCATGACAAGCACCATCAAGCCTACGTTAACAATGCGAATGCTGCTCTTGAAAAACACCCTGAAATCGGTGAAGACCTTGAAGCCTTGCTTGCTGATGTAGAATCTATCCCAGCTGATATCCGCCAAGCGCTTATCAACAACGGTGGTGGACACTTGAACCACGCTCTTTTCTGGGAATTGATGACTCCTGAAAAGACTGCTCCTTCAGCAGAACTTGCAGCAGCAATCGATGCAACATTTGGTTCATTTGAAGAGTTCCAAGCAGCATTTACTGCGGCAGCAACAACACGTTTCGGTTCTGGATGGGCATGGTTGGTTGTTAACAAAGAAGGGAAACTTGAAGTGACTTCAACAGCAAACCAAGATACACCAATCTCAGAAGGTAAAAAACCAATCTTAGGCTTGGACGTTTGGGAACATGCTTACTACGTGAAATACCGCAACGTGCGTCCTGACTACATCAAAGCTTTCTTCTCAGTGATTAACTGGAACAAAGTAGACGAGCTTTACGCAGCAGCTAAATAA
- a CDS encoding YutD family protein, protein MRKEIAPELYNYNKFPGPEFQVNGDKVETEGIAFTLVENIKEAFDVTVFNQRFSEVLTKFDYVVGDWSNEQLRLRGFYKDDRTEEKIEKISRLQDYLLEYCSYGCAYFVLENQAPKRASFDKKMRKKEEENLPRRGKKPSQNKRKPNADKRNRRRHKDQKSQKEDKGQRHFVIRQK, encoded by the coding sequence ATGCGTAAAGAAATTGCACCTGAATTATACAATTATAACAAGTTTCCTGGCCCAGAATTTCAGGTAAATGGGGATAAGGTTGAGACTGAAGGGATTGCTTTTACCTTGGTTGAAAATATCAAGGAGGCTTTCGATGTAACCGTCTTTAATCAGCGCTTCTCAGAAGTGTTGACCAAGTTTGATTATGTCGTGGGGGACTGGAGCAATGAACAGCTTCGCCTTCGCGGTTTTTACAAAGACGATCGAACAGAGGAAAAAATTGAAAAAATCAGTCGCTTACAAGATTATCTTTTGGAGTACTGTAGTTATGGTTGTGCTTATTTTGTCTTAGAGAATCAAGCACCTAAGCGTGCGTCATTTGACAAGAAAATGCGTAAAAAGGAAGAGGAAAACCTTCCTAGAAGAGGAAAGAAACCTTCGCAAAACAAGAGAAAGCCAAATGCGGATAAGAGAAATAGACGTCGTCATAAGGACCAAAAGTCTCAGAAAGAGGACAAGGGACAGCGCCATTTTGTCATTCGTCAGAAATAG
- the rlmN gene encoding 23S rRNA (adenine(2503)-C(2))-methyltransferase RlmN: MKPSIYSLTRQAMQEWVLEQGEKKFRADQIWEWLYRKRVQSFEEMTNLSKGLIAKLNEQFVVNPLKQRIVQESADGTVKYLFELPDGMLIETVLMRQHYGLSVCVTTQVGCNIGCTFCASGLIKKQRDLNNGEIVAQIMLVQKYFDERGQDERVSHIVVMGIGEPFDNYNNVLNFVRTINDDKGMAIGARHITVSTSGLAHKIRDFANEGVQVNLAVSLHAPNNELRSSIMKINRAFPIEKLFAAIEYYIETTNRRVTFEYIMLNEVNDGVEQALELAELLKNIKKLSYVNLIPYNPVSEHDQYSRSPKERVMAFYDTLKKKGINCVVRQEHGTDIDAACGQLRSNTMKRDRQKAVAAVNP; the protein is encoded by the coding sequence ATGAAACCGTCTATTTATAGTTTAACACGTCAAGCCATGCAAGAATGGGTATTAGAACAAGGAGAAAAGAAATTCCGAGCAGATCAGATCTGGGAATGGCTCTACCGTAAACGTGTCCAGTCATTTGAAGAAATGACCAACCTTTCCAAGGGTTTGATTGCCAAGCTCAATGAGCAGTTTGTCGTAAATCCTTTGAAACAACGAATTGTACAAGAGTCAGCTGACGGTACTGTTAAGTATCTTTTTGAGTTGCCAGATGGCATGTTGATTGAGACTGTGTTGATGCGTCAACACTACGGTTTGTCAGTCTGTGTGACCACTCAGGTCGGTTGTAATATCGGTTGTACCTTCTGTGCATCAGGTTTGATTAAGAAGCAACGTGACCTTAATAACGGTGAAATCGTAGCGCAGATCATGTTGGTTCAGAAATACTTTGATGAGCGTGGGCAGGACGAACGTGTCAGCCATATTGTTGTCATGGGAATTGGTGAACCATTTGATAACTACAACAATGTTTTGAATTTCGTCCGTACCATCAATGATGACAAGGGGATGGCTATCGGTGCTCGTCACATCACTGTTTCAACTTCAGGTTTGGCCCATAAAATTCGTGACTTTGCTAATGAAGGCGTACAGGTTAATCTGGCTGTTTCCCTTCACGCACCCAACAATGAATTGCGTTCAAGCATCATGAAAATTAACCGTGCCTTTCCGATTGAAAAGCTCTTTGCAGCTATTGAGTACTATATCGAAACAACCAATCGCCGTGTGACCTTTGAATACATCATGCTCAATGAAGTCAACGACGGAGTAGAACAAGCCTTGGAGTTGGCTGAGTTGCTCAAGAATATCAAGAAATTGTCTTATGTAAACTTGATTCCCTACAACCCAGTTAGTGAACATGACCAATATAGCCGTAGTCCTAAAGAGCGTGTGATGGCCTTCTATGATACCCTCAAGAAAAAAGGGATTAACTGTGTTGTCCGTCAAGAGCACGGTACAGATATTGATGCAGCTTGTGGACAATTGCGTTCTAATACAATGAAACGTGACCGCCAGAAGGCAGTCGCAGCGGTAAATCCATAA
- a CDS encoding VanZ family protein, translating to MTRKRELILRLGVAIYSLCIVCFCFTPQPQLPTGVETPGIQTFGRLVFLLTPFNSFWKLGEVTSLLQLFWIFLQNALNILLLFPLVFQLLYLYPNLRKTKKILFLSFLLSLGIECTQLVLDFFFDFNRVFEIDDLWINTLGGYLAWVLYRKLNVTKLTKELK from the coding sequence ATGACTAGAAAAAGAGAATTAATCTTGAGATTGGGAGTGGCTATTTACAGTCTATGCATTGTCTGTTTTTGTTTTACTCCCCAGCCTCAACTTCCTACAGGAGTGGAAACTCCAGGTATTCAAACTTTTGGACGCCTGGTTTTTCTTTTGACGCCTTTTAACTCCTTTTGGAAACTGGGTGAAGTGACTAGCCTTCTGCAGCTATTCTGGATATTTTTGCAAAATGCCTTAAATATCCTCCTGCTCTTCCCGCTGGTATTTCAACTGCTCTACCTCTATCCAAACTTACGAAAAACGAAAAAAATCCTATTTCTCAGTTTTCTTCTGAGCTTAGGAATTGAATGTACGCAGCTGGTCTTAGATTTTTTCTTCGACTTTAATCGCGTCTTTGAGATTGATGATTTGTGGATCAATACCCTGGGAGGCTATCTAGCTTGGGTTCTCTACAGAAAATTAAATGTAACTAAACTTACAAAGGAATTAAAATGA
- a CDS encoding ABC-F family ATP-binding cassette domain-containing protein, producing MSILEVKNLSHGFGDRAIFEDVSFRLLKGEHIGLVGANGEGKSTFMSIVTGKMLPDEGKVEWSKYVTAGYLDQHAVLKEGQTVRDVLRTAFDELFKAEVRINELYMEMAEEGADIDALMEEVGELQDRLESRDFYTLDAKIDEVARALGVMDYGMDTDVTALSGGQRTKVLLAKLLLEKPDILLLDEPTNYLDAEHIDWLKRYLQNYENAFVLISHDIPFLNDVINIVYHVENQQLTRYSGDYYQFQEVYAMKKSQLEAAYERQQKEIADLKDFVARNKARVATRNMAMSRQKKLDKMDIIELQSEKPKPSFDFKPARTPGRFIFQAKDLQIGYDHPLTKPLNLTFERNQKVAIIGANGIGKTTLLKSLLGIIPPIAGEVERGDYLELGYFEQEVEGSNRQTPLEAVWNAFPALNQAEVRAALARCGLTTKHIESQIQVLSGGEQAKVRFCLLMNRENNVLVLDEPTNHLDVDAKDELKRALKEYKGSILMVCHEPDFYEGWMDQIWDFNKLT from the coding sequence ATGAGTATTTTAGAAGTTAAAAATCTGAGTCACGGTTTTGGTGACCGTGCAATTTTTGAAGATGTCTCCTTCCGTCTCCTCAAGGGAGAGCATATCGGCTTAGTCGGTGCCAATGGTGAAGGAAAATCAACCTTTATGAGCATCGTGACTGGTAAAATGTTGCCAGATGAAGGAAAGGTGGAGTGGTCTAAGTACGTGACTGCTGGCTATCTAGACCAGCACGCTGTGCTAAAAGAAGGTCAAACTGTGCGCGATGTTTTGCGGACAGCCTTTGATGAGCTTTTTAAAGCAGAAGTTCGTATCAATGAACTCTATATGGAGATGGCAGAAGAGGGCGCAGATATCGATGCGCTGATGGAAGAAGTTGGCGAACTCCAAGACCGTTTGGAGAGTCGTGATTTCTATACCTTGGATGCTAAGATTGATGAAGTGGCGCGTGCCCTCGGTGTCATGGACTATGGTATGGATACAGACGTAACAGCCTTGTCAGGTGGACAAAGAACCAAGGTACTCTTGGCTAAACTTCTCCTTGAAAAGCCTGATATCTTGTTGCTTGATGAGCCAACCAACTACTTGGATGCTGAACATATTGACTGGCTCAAGCGTTATCTCCAAAACTATGAGAATGCCTTTGTCCTTATTTCACATGATATTCCTTTCCTCAACGACGTAATCAATATCGTCTATCATGTGGAAAATCAGCAGTTGACTCGCTATTCTGGAGACTACTACCAGTTCCAAGAAGTCTATGCTATGAAGAAATCTCAGTTAGAAGCGGCCTATGAACGTCAGCAGAAAGAGATTGCGGACCTCAAGGACTTTGTCGCTCGAAACAAAGCCCGTGTTGCAACACGTAACATGGCCATGTCTCGTCAAAAGAAACTCGATAAGATGGATATCATCGAACTTCAAAGTGAGAAGCCAAAACCATCCTTTGATTTCAAACCGGCTCGTACACCTGGGCGCTTTATCTTCCAAGCCAAGGACTTGCAGATTGGTTATGACCATCCCCTTACCAAGCCTTTAAACCTCACCTTTGAACGCAATCAAAAGGTTGCTATTATTGGGGCAAATGGTATCGGGAAAACAACTCTCCTGAAGTCTCTCTTGGGCATTATTCCACCAATCGCTGGGGAAGTTGAACGTGGTGACTACCTAGAACTTGGCTACTTTGAGCAGGAAGTAGAAGGTAGCAATCGTCAGACGCCTCTAGAAGCGGTCTGGAACGCCTTTCCAGCACTCAATCAGGCAGAAGTTCGTGCAGCCCTTGCTCGTTGTGGTTTGACAACTAAGCATATCGAAAGTCAGATTCAGGTCTTATCAGGTGGGGAACAAGCCAAGGTGCGTTTCTGTCTCTTGATGAATCGTGAAAACAATGTTTTAGTGCTGGACGAGCCGACCAACCACTTGGATGTAGATGCCAAGGATGAACTCAAACGGGCGCTTAAAGAATACAAAGGAAGCATTCTTATGGTTTGCCACGAACCAGACTTTTATGAAGGCTGGATGGACCAAATCTGGGACTTTAACAAGCTAACTTAA
- a CDS encoding zinc-ribbon domain-containing protein, with the protein MILFWGSKGYQKDLGHTQTAIECGHCNNVDTWEIVETGRKFTLYWIPLFPYGKSYFVSCPICHYGKEIEKSEVESFLNY; encoded by the coding sequence ATGATTTTATTTTGGGGTTCTAAAGGTTATCAGAAAGATTTGGGACATACGCAAACAGCGATCGAATGTGGTCATTGTAACAATGTCGACACTTGGGAAATCGTAGAAACTGGGCGCAAGTTCACCCTTTACTGGATTCCACTTTTTCCTTATGGTAAAAGTTACTTCGTTTCTTGTCCGATTTGCCACTACGGTAAAGAAATTGAGAAATCTGAAGTTGAAAGCTTTTTAAATTACTAG
- a CDS encoding peptidylprolyl isomerase, which produces MKKLATLLLLSTVALAGCTSIQRGLRGDEYVDSSISAEESSKAAAQAAKDLNDALTNDNANFPQLSKEVAEDEAEVILHTNQGDIRIKLFPKLAPLAVENFLTHAKEGYYNGITFHRVIDGFMVQTGDPKGDGTGGQSIWHDKDKTKDKGTGFKNEISPYLYNIRGALAMANTGQPNTNGSQFFINQNSTDISAKLPTSKYPKKIIEAYKEGGNPSLDGKHPVFGQVIDGMDVVDKIAKAEKDEKDKPTSAITIDSIEVVKDYDFSKK; this is translated from the coding sequence ATGAAAAAACTAGCAACCCTTCTTTTACTATCAACTGTAGCCCTTGCTGGATGTACTAGTATCCAACGTGGTCTCCGTGGTGATGAATATGTCGACTCCAGCATCTCAGCTGAAGAAAGCTCAAAAGCAGCTGCTCAGGCTGCCAAAGATTTGAATGACGCATTGACCAATGACAATGCCAACTTCCCTCAACTTTCTAAGGAAGTTGCTGAAGATGAAGCTGAGGTCATTTTACACACAAATCAAGGCGATATCCGTATCAAACTCTTTCCAAAACTAGCACCTCTTGCGGTTGAAAACTTCCTTACTCACGCTAAGGAAGGCTATTATAACGGCATTACCTTCCACCGTGTCATTGATGGATTTATGGTCCAAACTGGAGATCCTAAGGGAGATGGTACAGGGGGCCAATCTATCTGGCATGATAAGGATAAAACAAAGGACAAGGGAACTGGTTTCAAAAATGAAATCTCTCCTTACCTATACAATATCCGAGGAGCCCTTGCTATGGCTAACACTGGTCAACCAAACACCAACGGTAGCCAGTTCTTCATCAACCAAAACTCAACAGATATTTCAGCTAAACTCCCTACTAGCAAGTATCCAAAGAAAATCATCGAAGCCTATAAAGAGGGCGGAAATCCTAGTCTAGACGGCAAACACCCTGTCTTTGGTCAAGTCATCGATGGCATGGATGTTGTTGACAAGATTGCCAAAGCTGAAAAAGATGAAAAAGACAAACCAACGTCTGCTATCACCATTGATAGTATCGAAGTGGTGAAAGACTACGACTTCAGTAAAAAATAA
- the rpsP gene encoding 30S ribosomal protein S16: MAVKIRLTRMGSKKKPFYRINVADSRSPRDGRFIETVGTYNPLVAENQVTLKEDRVLAWLADGAQPSDTVRNILSKEGVLKKFHDSKFSK; this comes from the coding sequence ATGGCAGTTAAAATCCGTTTGACTCGTATGGGTTCTAAGAAAAAACCTTTCTACCGTATCAACGTAGCAGACTCACGTTCACCACGTGACGGACGTTTCATCGAAACAGTTGGGACTTACAACCCACTTGTTGCTGAAAACCAAGTAACTTTGAAAGAAGACCGCGTTCTTGCATGGTTGGCTGATGGAGCTCAACCTTCAGATACAGTTCGCAACATCCTTTCAAAAGAAGGCGTATTGAAAAAATTCCACGATTCTAAATTCTCAAAATAA
- the kphA gene encoding RNA-binding protein KphA, which yields MDTIENLIIAIVKPLISQPDALTIKIKDTPEFLEYHLDLDQSDVGRVIGRKGRTISAIRTIVYSVPTEDKKVRIVIDEK from the coding sequence ATGGATACGATTGAAAATCTCATTATTGCGATTGTGAAACCTTTGATTTCACAACCTGATGCCTTAACTATCAAGATTAAAGACACACCAGAGTTTTTGGAGTATCACTTGGATCTTGACCAAAGCGATGTCGGTCGTGTTATCGGTCGTAAGGGTCGCACTATCTCAGCGATAAGAACGATTGTCTACTCTGTCCCAACTGAAGACAAAAAAGTAAGAATCGTTATCGATGAAAAATAA
- a CDS encoding MazG nucleotide pyrophosphohydrolase domain-containing protein codes for MKDLTFRQLQAYLLEHYQQSRTEEGLFIKLVEEVGEVAEVLNGRSGRKEGVQDSNEELAKELADIIHYTVAIAAINDIDLTKTIFDKDKKAAIKYQHERDLEEFLDNFQEN; via the coding sequence ATGAAGGATTTAACCTTTAGACAATTACAAGCTTACTTACTCGAACATTACCAGCAATCTCGAACTGAGGAAGGCCTCTTTATCAAGCTAGTGGAGGAAGTCGGAGAAGTAGCCGAGGTCTTGAATGGGCGCTCTGGTCGAAAAGAGGGTGTCCAGGACTCAAATGAGGAACTAGCCAAAGAACTGGCTGATATCATTCACTACACGGTTGCAATCGCGGCTATCAACGATATTGACCTAACCAAAACTATCTTTGATAAAGATAAAAAAGCGGCCATTAAGTATCAACATGAACGTGATTTGGAAGAATTTTTGGATAACTTCCAAGAGAACTAG
- a CDS encoding putative immunity protein: protein MRQEDYAWNEFERTAYKTKMNHLPSPYKVVIWDDSEKRLELEQILDRLPQKELARWALENSRDFLSLIDIGDEGEKNKIIRQAYEAFDARLRNEFSPHELRKAGFAANLLSKNAQNQIAKYAARVFVQAISTAHMRGHAIVSADYAIKVRNLQEADKLELVRQEREKQIRLAESFLANVIDKR from the coding sequence ATGAGACAAGAGGATTATGCATGGAACGAGTTCGAACGAACTGCCTATAAGACCAAAATGAATCACCTACCCAGTCCTTACAAAGTTGTCATTTGGGACGACTCTGAGAAAAGATTGGAACTAGAACAAATACTGGATAGACTTCCTCAGAAAGAACTAGCTCGATGGGCATTAGAGAACTCGCGAGATTTCTTATCTTTAATTGATATCGGTGATGAAGGTGAGAAAAATAAAATAATTCGGCAAGCTTATGAGGCTTTTGATGCACGATTGAGAAATGAGTTCTCACCTCATGAGTTGAGAAAAGCAGGTTTCGCAGCAAATCTCCTCTCTAAAAATGCCCAAAATCAAATCGCTAAGTACGCTGCCAGAGTCTTTGTACAAGCTATTTCAACAGCCCATATGAGAGGACACGCCATCGTTTCCGCGGATTATGCTATTAAAGTAAGGAATCTCCAAGAGGCAGATAAGTTAGAACTTGTGAGACAAGAACGAGAAAAGCAGATCAGACTGGCTGAATCCTTTTTAGCTAATGTAATAGATAAACGGTGA
- a CDS encoding DMT family transporter, which translates to MNEKTKAYLAALSFSAIIGFSFLFTKIALSYASPLTNLAHRFTIAALVLVILHQTKLINVSLSRKDILSILPMSLFYPLLFFIFQSFALQYISSSEAGILQALVPIFTLLLASVFLKEKTSVLQKFFLILSVAGVVFIFLSKGANFSTETASLGFLLMLGSVLANAINNILSKAKGGRYRAMDMTAVVIFVGFVTFNTLSLTSHYLEGNILAYFAPFGQLPYLLSILYLGILASIVTGSLSIYAIVRLGASTVSVFGNLGTVLTILAGALILHEPIYNYHVIGAALIIAGILGMNLMRKK; encoded by the coding sequence ATGAACGAGAAAACAAAAGCTTACCTAGCAGCCTTATCCTTTTCAGCCATCATTGGATTTTCTTTTTTATTTACAAAGATTGCTTTGAGCTATGCCAGTCCTCTTACAAACTTGGCACATCGCTTTACAATCGCTGCTCTGGTATTGGTCATCCTTCATCAAACAAAACTTATTAATGTAAGTTTAAGTAGAAAAGATATTCTTTCTATTCTTCCTATGAGTCTTTTCTATCCACTCCTCTTCTTTATTTTCCAATCCTTTGCTTTACAGTATATATCGTCTTCTGAAGCGGGAATTTTACAAGCGCTTGTCCCGATTTTTACTCTCCTTTTGGCATCGGTCTTTCTCAAGGAGAAGACAAGTGTGCTGCAAAAGTTCTTTTTAATTTTATCCGTAGCAGGAGTAGTTTTCATCTTTCTTAGCAAAGGAGCGAATTTTAGCACTGAAACTGCTAGCTTGGGCTTTCTCTTGATGTTGGGATCTGTTCTCGCCAATGCGATAAACAATATCCTCAGTAAGGCTAAAGGAGGACGCTATCGGGCCATGGATATGACAGCTGTTGTGATATTTGTTGGCTTCGTCACCTTTAATACGCTGAGTCTGACCTCGCACTATCTAGAGGGCAACATATTAGCTTACTTTGCGCCGTTTGGACAGCTGCCCTATCTGCTTTCCATCCTCTATTTGGGAATACTAGCCTCTATAGTTACTGGTAGTCTTTCTATCTATGCTATCGTTCGCCTCGGGGCATCAACCGTCAGTGTCTTTGGCAATCTTGGAACAGTTTTGACCATTCTAGCTGGAGCTCTTATTCTCCACGAACCAATTTATAATTATCATGTGATTGGAGCTGCTCTGATTATTGCTGGAATCTTAGGCATGAATCTGATGAGAAAAAAGTAA
- a CDS encoding alpha/beta fold hydrolase: protein MKPNDIAEAIAFYNREPEVLERHLIPVLDCDLVVYHRPGSSSKGHIIFYHGACGRSQMWANQYDAFEGFDLYFVNVRGQGESPMKVGLPDLEGAVQDVDAILSYFQLDKVILVGHSCGGNPLQEYTYRHPERVLALVMVDSWGQHRYLSEKERGRIKYSSLMYKTIPWKVVADKNSKMCSDNPITRELVKTAIIETGRDVFLNLGITGFLAVHEIEGYKGNPPMLLVRGENDFPKHLKKIYDGIIALNPNARQVTISDSKHQPMNDHPKEFNQIVGDFFEEVVAL from the coding sequence ATGAAGCCAAATGATATTGCTGAAGCTATTGCTTTTTATAACAGAGAACCCGAGGTGTTGGAACGTCACCTTATACCAGTATTAGATTGTGATTTGGTTGTTTATCATCGCCCTGGAAGCTCAAGTAAAGGACACATTATTTTTTATCATGGAGCTTGTGGCCGTAGTCAGATGTGGGCCAACCAGTATGATGCCTTTGAGGGATTTGACCTCTATTTTGTCAATGTTCGAGGACAGGGTGAATCACCTATGAAAGTTGGCCTTCCCGACTTGGAAGGCGCTGTTCAAGATGTAGATGCTATTTTGTCCTATTTCCAGCTAGATAAGGTGATATTGGTTGGTCATTCTTGTGGAGGAAATCCACTTCAAGAGTACACCTATCGCCATCCAGAAAGAGTCCTAGCCTTGGTCATGGTAGATAGTTGGGGACAGCATCGTTACCTATCAGAGAAAGAAAGAGGTCGAATCAAATATAGTTCTCTTATGTATAAAACGATTCCTTGGAAGGTGGTTGCTGATAAAAACTCAAAAATGTGTAGTGATAATCCTATCACAAGAGAATTGGTCAAGACGGCCATTATAGAAACTGGGCGAGATGTTTTCTTGAACCTTGGAATCACAGGTTTCTTGGCAGTTCATGAGATAGAAGGATATAAAGGAAATCCTCCCATGCTATTAGTAAGAGGCGAAAATGATTTTCCCAAACACCTAAAAAAAATCTATGATGGTATCATTGCTTTAAATCCCAATGCGCGTCAAGTAACGATTTCAGACAGCAAACACCAACCGATGAATGACCATCCTAAAGAGTTTAATCAGATAGTTGGTGATTTTTTTGAAGAAGTAGTAGCCTTGTAA
- a CDS encoding alpha/beta hydrolase, translating to MKRFEVTTKIVSLSVTYKKQKKVLVCLNGAGLLPSYENFSLILEKLPSTIGYLTIDFPNTGRSPIHDQSGKNLDNLVDAVYEVLEELAISEYILCVHSLSGILACKLMSKSIKCQALVAIEPTTKKVMFPDFSENPYPEMEEQMRLIEECGPEVYFKNITQAAFSSETNEEIWDLVQEKDSELERQVPEFHIYCEITEKDFENVSIEAHIPVFIFCQAYREKEYRESEYWTSNTKLILGGNHHYLQWSESEKIAAIIRELSE from the coding sequence ATGAAACGGTTTGAAGTAACTACAAAAATTGTCAGTCTCTCTGTTACTTATAAAAAGCAAAAGAAAGTGCTTGTTTGTTTAAATGGCGCAGGTTTGCTACCAAGTTATGAAAATTTTTCACTTATACTTGAAAAACTTCCTTCAACAATTGGTTATTTGACAATTGATTTTCCAAACACAGGTAGGAGTCCGATTCATGACCAATCTGGAAAAAATCTGGACAATCTTGTAGACGCGGTTTATGAAGTACTTGAAGAATTGGCAATTTCTGAATATATACTTTGTGTACATAGTTTGAGTGGAATTTTGGCTTGCAAATTGATGAGCAAATCAATTAAGTGTCAGGCTTTAGTAGCAATTGAACCAACAACTAAAAAAGTAATGTTTCCTGATTTTTCAGAAAATCCTTATCCAGAAATGGAAGAGCAGATGAGACTGATTGAAGAGTGTGGCCCCGAAGTTTATTTTAAGAACATAACTCAAGCAGCATTTAGCTCTGAAACTAATGAAGAAATCTGGGATTTAGTGCAAGAAAAAGATTCAGAGTTGGAAAGACAAGTTCCAGAATTTCATATATATTGTGAGATTACTGAGAAAGATTTTGAGAATGTATCTATAGAAGCTCATATTCCCGTTTTTATTTTTTGTCAGGCTTATAGAGAAAAAGAGTATAGAGAATCAGAGTATTGGACTTCCAATACTAAGCTCATTTTAGGAGGGAATCACCATTATTTACAATGGTCAGAATCAGAAAAAATTGCAGCCATCATTCGAGAATTGTCAGAATAA